TGGGGCGTGTGGGTGTGGCTCGGTGTCATGCTGCTCAGCATCGGACTGGCCAAGGTGTTCCCCCTGGTGATCCTGCCGCTGTTCTATCCCTCCAAGCCGCTCGAACGGCCAAGCCTGGCCGAGCGGCTCAACGAACTGGCTGGCGGAGCCGGAATGACCATCACCGGTATCTTCAACCTGCAGCTCAGCAAGGATACCAAGAAGGCTAACGCGATGCTGGCCGGCATGGGCTCTTCGCGCCGCGTGTACCTTGCCGACACCCTTCTCGACTCCTTTGATGACGACCAGATTGCCGTGGTCTTCGCTCACGAACTGGGCCATCACACCCGCGGGCACATCTGGAAGCTCATCGGCATGTCCGCTGTGGCCAGTTCACTGATGGTCGCGCTGATCTGGTGGCGGCTCAACCCGTTCGCCGGCAGCAGCGACACCGCAGACTGGTCCGCCGCCATCGCCGCCTTCCCGCAGGTCATGTTGATCTCAACGCTCTTCCCGCTGATCATCGGGCCGATCACCAACGCCGTCAGCCGCCGTTTCGAGCGGCAATGCGACGGCGATGCCCTCCGCCTGACCGACAACCCCCAGGCCTACCGCACGGCCTTCGAACAGCTTGGCCGTCTCAACCTCGACGATCCCACCCCGCCCTGGTGGGAGGTCGTGTTCTTCGACGACCATCCGCCTCTCGGGGTGCGGATCAAGATGGCGGACGAGTACGAAAGAGCAGCAGCGAGGGGGCAAGGCATGTGCAACGAGGGATCATTGTCGGCGTAGGGTCTGCTGCCTTGGCGGGTGCCGGCTTGCCGTGCCGTGGCAACCCGCGTGGCGGACCTTGCCCTGGTTCTTGAGCGTTGAAAGCGCGTCCCACGGATCGTCGCGTTCCGGCCGTGCGAATCCGGACTGTGCAGTTGCAGGATGTCGACAATCTCCACCCGCAGCCGCCTCAGACTTTTCTCGGACGCCGAGATAGGTACTCCCTGTCGTAGTTCTGCATGATCGGTCCATACCCCTTGTCGTCGGCGCTGGTGGCATCGTAGAAATCGTTGCCGGCTTTCGTGGCGGTGATTACATCGGGTCGCCCACGGTCCTCCAGCACCCTGCCGGTGAGTTCCTCCGAACGCCTGAATCCGTACACGTCGGCTGTGTCCGGCAGCGTCATCCCGCAGTCGAGGGCTTTGTTGATGGCTCGTCCCGAAACCTCGTCGTCGGCTTTCCCCCAATCACGACCGCCGATCGCCCACGTACCCAAACCGACCGTCGAGACGACCGGTCCGCGTTTGCCGAACCGCCCGTAAAGCAGTGATGTACCTCGGATCCGCCGGATGCCTGCCGATTGCGGCTACCTGATCCCGGCCCGCTCTTTTTCCAGCAGCCGTTGCTGTTCTCGCCGGAAAGCCTGAAACTCGTCGAGCTTCTTGCGTTCGAGGGTATCGGCCTCTTCGAGCCGCGGTTCCCACGAAAACTCGACGTGCTCCCAGCTCAGCTTGTCGCCGTCGCAGCGGAACACCGTGTAGCCGGGCGGCGAACCAACCCAGTCGCCCGCCCACCACGCGCCGCTCGCAGCCGCGCTCGTCAGGTACCAAACCCCGTGATACCGCATCTCCTCGATGTTATGGCTGTGTCC
This genomic stretch from Phycisphaerae bacterium harbors:
- a CDS encoding M48 family metallopeptidase, which encodes MSQSLMEPSPAVIPHRDPAEIQAYNRVNRRIHLADLAISLVYWIIWCLIAADVVQWLGLPGGSRWLGLLVAAVVMLGGSVLVGLPLNYYRGFVVEHRFKLSNQTPAAWLLFQVKAWLVGSIIGGIVLGGLYAAMWYTGPWWGVWVWLGVMLLSIGLAKVFPLVILPLFYPSKPLERPSLAERLNELAGGAGMTITGIFNLQLSKDTKKANAMLAGMGSSRRVYLADTLLDSFDDDQIAVVFAHELGHHTRGHIWKLIGMSAVASSLMVALIWWRLNPFAGSSDTADWSAAIAAFPQVMLISTLFPLIIGPITNAVSRRFERQCDGDALRLTDNPQAYRTAFEQLGRLNLDDPTPPWWEVVFFDDHPPLGVRIKMADEYERAAARGQGMCNEGSLSA
- a CDS encoding aldo/keto reductase, whose protein sequence is MGTWAIGGRDWGKADDEVSGRAINKALDCGMTLPDTADVYGFRRSEELTGRVLEDRGRPDVITATKAGNDFYDATSADDKGYGPIMQNYDREYLSRRPRKV